A stretch of Monomorium pharaonis isolate MP-MQ-018 chromosome 7, ASM1337386v2, whole genome shotgun sequence DNA encodes these proteins:
- the LOC105828295 gene encoding uncharacterized protein LOC105828295: MNDASCVSCVKRNVPTVTVVKMATPLYTEVSLLDGEENKVYSLKVTVENAEKAYKDYQFAATLLERAKTKVTGIGYSSSSLESLSSTSTNNESSVSDCNKENEDTKEISSLDKARNVASDRLICL, encoded by the exons atgaacgatgcatcatgcgtatcatgcgtgaaacggaacgtacCCACAGTCACAGTAGTAAAGATGGCTACGCCCTTGTATACTGAGGTTAGTTTGCTTGACGGTGAAGAAAATAAGGTTTACAGTTTAAAAGTAACCGTAGAAAATGCTGAAAAAGCATATAAAg ACTATCAATTTGCAGCAACATTATTAGAACGTGCAAAAACTAAAGTAACGGGAATTG gttATTCGAGTTCTAGTTTAGAAAGTTTAAGTTCTACTAGTACAAATAATGAAAGCTCAGTGTCTGATTGTAACAAAGAAAATGAGGATACTAAAG AGATATCATCATTGGACAAAGCAAGAAACGTTGCTTCTGATAGACTTATATGTCtctaa